In Vicia villosa cultivar HV-30 ecotype Madison, WI unplaced genomic scaffold, Vvil1.0 ctg.004533F_1_1, whole genome shotgun sequence, a single window of DNA contains:
- the LOC131642127 gene encoding uncharacterized protein LOC131642127, protein MKLSTNLGFLLKLSCLFIASILDSLPPLTISDFKKPEVYAQKETCSEELNVERSVSRCLQVFVFRFVLSCGKDSTMKLWEVGTERLVKQYVGVVHTQLRFLADTRALKRKTWEQLASEEGKDIPKASEIERLMCRTGVDHVLNRVS, encoded by the exons ATGAAGCTCTCTACAAATCTTGGCTTTCTTCTCAAACTATCTTGCCTGTTTATTGCGTCGATCCTCGACTCTTTGCCACCACTTACCATTTCGGATTTCAAAAAACCGGAG GTTTATGCACAGAAAGAAACTTGCAGTGAGGAGTTGAATGTTGAAAGGTCTGTCAGTAGATGTCTTCAGGTTTTTGTTTTTAGGTTTGTCCTCTCATGTGGGAAGGACTCTACCATGAAGCTTTGGGAGGTTGGCACTGAAAGATTAGTCAAACAATATGTTGGTGTCGTGCATACACAACTAAGATTCCTG GCTGATACTCGAGCTCTCAAGAGGAAGACATGGGAGCAGCTGGCTTCTGAAGAGG GAAAGGATATCCCTAAAGCTAGTGAAATTGAAAGGTTAATGTGTCGTACAGGTGTTGATCATGTACTAAATAGGGTTAGTTGA